The DNA sequence GCCACCCAGTACAACCAGGGGTAATGTTATCAGCAGAATCAGGCGTCGCATGGTTCGTTCTTCTTTTCGGGTTTAGGGTTCACGGAAGTAGTTCCAGACGAAGTTGCACGCGCACGTGGCGCGGCGGCATGGGATAAAAGCGCACGACTTCGTAAGCTGTGTTGGTCAGATTTTCGGCGCTCAGGCTGAAGGACCACCGGATCCGGGCTATCTGCGGGGTCAGACGCAGATGGGCATCGAGCACGGTGAAAGGCGCCAGAGCCTGGGACTCGTCGCTGGTAAGGTAACGACGACCAGTATGGCGCGCGTTCAAGCTCAGGCCTACAGGTCCGACCTGCACATCTATAAAGGCCTTGAGCTGGTGCAGGGGTACATAGCGCAGCTGGTGTCCGTAGGCTCTGGTAGCAGGATTCGAGCGGTCTTCGGCCCGAGTCAGCGTGTAGAAAAGCCCTCCCTGCAGCCGGAAAGAGGCGGTAAAGGGCACGTGGGCCCGGAGCGAAGCTTCCAAGCCGCGTGTGCGGACGCGCCCGACATTGATCGGGCGCCAGAGCTGTACCCCAGGCGCCACGAAGCCGGGATACCAGACGATCTGCTCCGTCAGGATAGTCCGAAAGGCCGTCAGCTCCAGCGTGAAGGGTTGCCAGCGCGTATACAGACCTGCCTCGGTGCTCCAGCCGCGTTCGGGCTTCAGGTCGGGATTGCCGCCGGGCTGGAAGAAGCGCTCGCCCAGCGTAGGGGCTCGAAAAACCCGCCCAAGCGCTCCTTTCACATGTAGCATGCCTTCACGCAGCGCCAGGTTCAGGCCGAGCTGCGGGCTAAGAGCACGGAAGGCGTGCCCGGCTGTTGCATACAGATCCAGCCGAAGGGCCGGATAGAGTCGCAGCCGTCCCTGGCGTCCGGCCAGACGAAATGCCAGCGCAATTGCGCGTTGATCGACCTTACGCCGCAATGCCGCATGTTCCCAGCGGCCTTCGAGCTGTACAGTCAGCGCCCAGCGTGCGTGCAGTGCCTGGTCGAGCGTTGTCTCCAGCGCCAGCGCGCGCGTGCGCGTGGTGTCGGCTTCACCGGCAAAGCGATTAACGTAAGCCAGCTGCGTGTGCTGGTAGCTGCTACGTACCGTAAGGCGTCCGGCCGGCAGCGGCCATTCGGCCAGCAGGAGCACACGCTGTTGCCGGTCGGTCTGTTGGGCATCAACCGGCGGCGCATTACCCGGTCCGGGCAGGCTCCGGCGCGCTTCCGTCAGCCAGACTGTTCCTTCGAATCGTCCGTAGGCTACATAGCGCAGTTTGCCGAAAACCGACGTCATCTGCCGGTCAGCCCCTTCTCGGCGACGCACCGTTGGAGGGGGCAGCGGATTGGGATATGGATAGTCGCCGGTAGTTCGACTATGCTCAACGGCGCCCAGCACGGCCAGGCGATTTATTCCGGCATGCGCGACTACTCCCAGACTTTGCTCGCCGTAGGCGCCCAGCCGCAACGCCATCCGGCCACCCGGTCGCTCCGTCGGTCGGAGCGT is a window from the Rhodothermus sp. genome containing:
- a CDS encoding TonB-dependent receptor codes for the protein MHRLFDRTGQKVGRSGVLAWLRWPGPRIEVTGFFMRFSVFRYGLLLLGLGYVSGIRAQEQADTTLVLPPVVVEGQRLETAQEVDRHLWRLAATDLERAGGSTVAELLEARTGLFIKRYGSGGLATFSLRGSSATQTLMLIDGHRVADPQSGLIDLTLLPTVLLESVEVVHGPAAALYGSGAVGGVVRLHTLRPTERPGGRMALRLGAYGEQSLGVVAHAGINRLAVLGAVEHSRTTGDYPYPNPLPPPTVRRREGADRQMTSVFGKLRYVAYGRFEGTVWLTEARRSLPGPGNAPPVDAQQTDRQQRVLLLAEWPLPAGRLTVRSSYQHTQLAYVNRFAGEADTTRTRALALETTLDQALHARWALTVQLEGRWEHAALRRKVDQRAIALAFRLAGRQGRLRLYPALRLDLYATAGHAFRALSPQLGLNLALREGMLHVKGALGRVFRAPTLGERFFQPGGNPDLKPERGWSTEAGLYTRWQPFTLELTAFRTILTEQIVWYPGFVAPGVQLWRPINVGRVRTRGLEASLRAHVPFTASFRLQGGLFYTLTRAEDRSNPATRAYGHQLRYVPLHQLKAFIDVQVGPVGLSLNARHTGRRYLTSDESQALAPFTVLDAHLRLTPQIARIRWSFSLSAENLTNTAYEVVRFYPMPPRHVRVQLRLELLP